From the Primulina tabacum isolate GXHZ01 chromosome 3, ASM2559414v2, whole genome shotgun sequence genome, one window contains:
- the LOC142539744 gene encoding N-acylphosphatidylethanolamine synthase isoform X1: MRKMEWAARADHLGGIPRRIVFLAVGALSKAVVNLFNTTTVYNVETLLRLVRSRPSGVPLLTVSNHMSTMDDPLMWGLKDFPITDPKFGRWVLAAEDICFKNSMLSYFFRLGKCIPITRGGGIYQEHMNEALDYLRDGSWLHTFPEGKVCQEDAPIRRLKWGAASLIVRAPITPIVLPIVHNGFDKVMPEKYIFGRRPPFPLWNREIRIVIGEPMIFDIPKLKPRAVEMSRDLSFSSVGWPNTTPCGLDEAAQRCLYKIISERIQVVMEDLRNAASSAGKTFKKARN, from the exons ATGAGGAAGATGGAGTGGGCGGCGAGAGCGGACCACCTGGGTGGAATACCTCGGAGGATAGTGTTCTTGGCCGTGGGAGCACTCTCTAAGGCAGTAGTAAATCTGTTCAATACCACCACAGTTTACAACGTCGAAACCCTCCTCCGCCTCGTCCGATCCCGCCCTTCCGGCGTCCCGTTACTCACTGTCAGCAATCATATGTCAAC GATGGATGACCCGTTGATGTGGGGGCTTAAGGATTTCCCAATCACGGACCCAAAGTTTGGTAGATGGGTACTAGCTGCAGAAGACATATGCTTCAAAAATTCCATGTTGTCGTATTTCTTCCGACTTG GTAAATGTATTCCGATAACAAGGGGAGGTGGAATCTATCAGGAGCATATGAATGAGGCTCTTGACTACTTGAGAGATGGATCCTGG TTGCATACATTTCCAGAGGGAAAAGTGTGTCAAGAAGATGCACCTATACGAAGACTGAAGTGGGGGGCTGCCAGTCTCATTGTTCGAGCCCCCATAACTCCAATAGTTTTGCCTATAGTTCATAATGGCTTTGACAAG GTAATGCCCGAGAAGTATATCTTTGGAAGACGACCTCCTTTTCCCTTGTGGAACAGGGAGATAAGAATAGTTATCGGTGAACCAATGATATTCGACATCCCTAAATTAAAGCCGAGGGCTGTAGAGATGTCAAGGGATTTATCGTTTTCTAGTGTTGGATGGCCCAACACTACTCCTTGTGGACTCGATGAAGCAGCACAAAGATGTCTGTATAAAATTATTTCAGAACGCATTCAGGTGGTCATGGAGGATTTGCGGAATGCTGCTTCTTCTGCtggtaaaacatttaaaaaggCACGCAACTGA
- the LOC142539744 gene encoding N-acylphosphatidylethanolamine synthase isoform X2 codes for MMDDPLMWGLKDFPITDPKFGRWVLAAEDICFKNSMLSYFFRLGKCIPITRGGGIYQEHMNEALDYLRDGSWLHTFPEGKVCQEDAPIRRLKWGAASLIVRAPITPIVLPIVHNGFDKVMPEKYIFGRRPPFPLWNREIRIVIGEPMIFDIPKLKPRAVEMSRDLSFSSVGWPNTTPCGLDEAAQRCLYKIISERIQVVMEDLRNAASSAGKTFKKARN; via the exons at GATGGATGACCCGTTGATGTGGGGGCTTAAGGATTTCCCAATCACGGACCCAAAGTTTGGTAGATGGGTACTAGCTGCAGAAGACATATGCTTCAAAAATTCCATGTTGTCGTATTTCTTCCGACTTG GTAAATGTATTCCGATAACAAGGGGAGGTGGAATCTATCAGGAGCATATGAATGAGGCTCTTGACTACTTGAGAGATGGATCCTGG TTGCATACATTTCCAGAGGGAAAAGTGTGTCAAGAAGATGCACCTATACGAAGACTGAAGTGGGGGGCTGCCAGTCTCATTGTTCGAGCCCCCATAACTCCAATAGTTTTGCCTATAGTTCATAATGGCTTTGACAAG GTAATGCCCGAGAAGTATATCTTTGGAAGACGACCTCCTTTTCCCTTGTGGAACAGGGAGATAAGAATAGTTATCGGTGAACCAATGATATTCGACATCCCTAAATTAAAGCCGAGGGCTGTAGAGATGTCAAGGGATTTATCGTTTTCTAGTGTTGGATGGCCCAACACTACTCCTTGTGGACTCGATGAAGCAGCACAAAGATGTCTGTATAAAATTATTTCAGAACGCATTCAGGTGGTCATGGAGGATTTGCGGAATGCTGCTTCTTCTGCtggtaaaacatttaaaaaggCACGCAACTGA
- the LOC142539744 gene encoding N-acylphosphatidylethanolamine synthase isoform X3, protein MDDPLMWGLKDFPITDPKFGRWVLAAEDICFKNSMLSYFFRLGKCIPITRGGGIYQEHMNEALDYLRDGSWLHTFPEGKVCQEDAPIRRLKWGAASLIVRAPITPIVLPIVHNGFDKVMPEKYIFGRRPPFPLWNREIRIVIGEPMIFDIPKLKPRAVEMSRDLSFSSVGWPNTTPCGLDEAAQRCLYKIISERIQVVMEDLRNAASSAGKTFKKARN, encoded by the exons ATGGATGACCCGTTGATGTGGGGGCTTAAGGATTTCCCAATCACGGACCCAAAGTTTGGTAGATGGGTACTAGCTGCAGAAGACATATGCTTCAAAAATTCCATGTTGTCGTATTTCTTCCGACTTG GTAAATGTATTCCGATAACAAGGGGAGGTGGAATCTATCAGGAGCATATGAATGAGGCTCTTGACTACTTGAGAGATGGATCCTGG TTGCATACATTTCCAGAGGGAAAAGTGTGTCAAGAAGATGCACCTATACGAAGACTGAAGTGGGGGGCTGCCAGTCTCATTGTTCGAGCCCCCATAACTCCAATAGTTTTGCCTATAGTTCATAATGGCTTTGACAAG GTAATGCCCGAGAAGTATATCTTTGGAAGACGACCTCCTTTTCCCTTGTGGAACAGGGAGATAAGAATAGTTATCGGTGAACCAATGATATTCGACATCCCTAAATTAAAGCCGAGGGCTGTAGAGATGTCAAGGGATTTATCGTTTTCTAGTGTTGGATGGCCCAACACTACTCCTTGTGGACTCGATGAAGCAGCACAAAGATGTCTGTATAAAATTATTTCAGAACGCATTCAGGTGGTCATGGAGGATTTGCGGAATGCTGCTTCTTCTGCtggtaaaacatttaaaaaggCACGCAACTGA
- the LOC142539746 gene encoding 2-methylpropanoate--CoA ligase CCL4-like, which yields MEELKRSAANSCPLTPLTFLERAANVYGDCISVIYNSMSYTWSQTHERCLRMASSIASLRIQRGRVVSVMAPNTPAMYELQFAVPMAGYVINNINTRLDSRTVSIILRHSESKLVFVDFQLLGVVLEAISLFPPKVRHPLMILIEKDEGLVSMAGIHDTYEAMVRKGTSEFKRVSPENEWDPMTLNYTSGTTSSPKGVVHSHRSIFIITYDSLINWSVPKQPVYLWTLPMFHSNGWSYTWGMAAVGGTNICLRKFDARVVYESIYRHNVTHLCGAPVILNMLANYPGARPLKSPIQFLTGGAPPPAAVVLRTESLGFAVTHGYGLTEVAGVVVSCAWKSKWNAFPATERARLKARQGVRTLGITAADVVDPESGISVKRDGSTLGEIVLRGACLMLGYLKNPEATSKCMRGDGWLYTGDVGVMHPDGYLEIKDRSKDIIISGGENVSSVEVESVLYSNPVVNEAAVVARPDDYWGETPCAFLSLKEGVSKKPPAENEMIEFCRAKLPHYMVPRTVVFMAELPKTATGKVQKFTLRDIANKMGSMASASRL from the coding sequence ATGGAAGAGCTGAAGCGAAGCGCCGCAAATTCATGTCCGCTAACCCCTTTGACGTTTCTTGAGAGGGCAGCGAATGTGTATGGCGACTGCATCTCAGTTATCTACAATTCCATGTCCTACACATGGTCTCAGACGCATGAGCGGTGCTTGAGAATGGCATCTTCCATTGCTTCTCTCAGAATCCAGAGAGGTCGCGTGGTCTCGGTAATGGCGCCGAACACTCCCGCCATGTACGAGCTCCAATTTGCGGTGCCGATGGCTGGTTATGTAATCAACAACATCAACACTCGCCTGGATTCCAGGACGGTCTCCATCATTCTACGCCACAGTGAATCGAAGCTTGTTTTTGTTGACTTCCAGCTCCTGGGTGTAGTGTTGGAAGCTATTTCTCTGTTCCCTCCCAAAGTGAGGCATCCATTGATGATCCTCATCGAGAAAGATGAAGGCTTGGTGTCAATGGCAGGAATTCATGATACGTACGAGGCTATGGTGCGGAAAGGCACTTCGGAATTCAAACGGGTTTCGCCGGAAAATGAATGGGATCCCATGACCCTGAATTATACCTCCGGCACAACTTCGTCGCCGAAGGGTGTGGTGCACTCTCACAGATCCATTTTCATAATCACCTACGATTCTTTGATCAATTGGTCGGTTCCGAAGCAGCCGGTTTACCTCTGGACGCTGCCCATGTTCCATTCCAATGGCTGGAGCTACACTTGGGGAATGGCTGCCGTTGGCGGAACCAATATCTGCCTCAGAAAGTTCGATGCCCGCGTGGTGTACGAGTCCATATACCGCCACAACGTTACGCACTTGTGCGGCGCGCCGGTGATACTCAACATGTTGGCAAATTATCCCGGCGCAAGGCCACTGAAGAGCCCAATTCAATTCCTGACCGGTGGAGCACCACCGCCGGCAGCTGTGGTTCTGAGGACTGAATCATTGGGATTCGCCGTGACCCATGGATACGGGTTGACGGAGGTCGCGGGAGTGGTGGTTTCTTGCGCGTGGAAGTCAAAGTGGAATGCATTCCCGGCGACTGAGAGGGCTAGGCTTAAAGCTAGACAAGGGGTTAGGACACTGGGGATCACGGCGGCGGATGTGGTGGACCCAGAAAGTGGAATAAGTGTGAAAAGGGACGGATCAACACTGGGGGAAATCGTGCTCAGAGGTGCCTGCTTGATGCTGGGTTACCTTAAAAACCCCGAAGCCACTTCCAAATGCATGCGGGGAGACGGGTGGCTCTACACCGGAGATGTGGGAGTGATGCACCCAGATGGGTACCTGGAAATAAAGGATCGCTCGAAAGATATCATAATCTCCGGCGGGGAAAATGTGAGCAGCGTGGAGGTTGAGTCAGTGTTATATTCCAATCCGGTGGTGAATGAGGCGGCGGTGGTGGCTCGGCCCGACGATTACTGGGGCGAAACCCCGTGTGCATTCTTGAGCTTGAAGGAGGGGGTGAGCAAGAAACCACCAGCGGAAAATGAGATGATAGAGTTCTGTCGGGCAAAGCTCCCACATTACATGGTTCCGAGGACGGTGGTTTTCATGGCTGAGCTCCCAAAAACCGCCACCGGAAAAGTCCAAAAGTTCACTCTAAGAGACATTGCCAACAAAATGGGTTCCATGGCATCGGCAAGTCGATTATAG
- the LOC142539745 gene encoding subtilisin-like serine-protease S → MGSLTNIKQTGFELYLLLFIFLAGISSSCSSKLYVVYIGSKGSADPDDILRQNHQILSAVHGGSVEQAKASHVYSYRYGFRGFAAKLTDEQASEVAEMTGVVSVFPNTKRSVHTTHSWEFMGLNAEETMEIPGYSTKNQVNVIVGFIDTGIWPESPSFSDVNMPPVPDGWRGQCQAGEAFNISACNRKLIGAKYYLSGYEAEEESDETISYKCPRDSSGHGSHTASIAAGRYVANMNYKGLATGGARGGAPMARIAVYKTCWSSACYDVDLLAAFDDAVRDGVHILSVSLGSDEPPMDYFSDAISVGSFHAVSHGITVVASVGNKGNPGSATNLAPWLITVAACSTDRDFASDIFLGNGAHILGESLSLAKMNISRRIISASEAYAGYFTPYQSSYCLDSSLNSTKAKNKVLVCRHAGSSTESKLAKSVVVKEAGGVGMILIDEEDKDVAVPFVIPAGIVGEETGNKILSYINKTRNATSMILSAKTVLGSHIAPQVATFSSKGPNTLTPEILKPDIAAPGLNILASWSPAISKINFNILSGTSMACPHVTGIVALIKAIHKSWSPSAIKSALMTTATMLDKHRKPITAGPDGRKANAFDLGSGFINPRTVLDPGLIYDSTPTDYKEVLCSIGYSERSLRMITGDNSTCSPTFATPSSLNYPSITVPNLKKTFMISRTVTNVGGPRSIYRAVVFPPAGINVTVVPKRLVFTRYLQKMNFTVRFEVTGPVEDYVFGSLSWRNKRSWVTSPLVVRVTRSKLSLMA, encoded by the exons ATGGGTTCTTTGACAAATATTAAACAGACTGGTTTTGAACTGTATCTATTGCTATTCATTTTCCTTGCAGGAATTAGCTCATCTTGTTCGTCTAAG TTGTATGTGGTGTACATAGGCAGCAAAGGTAGTGCCGACCCAGATGATATTTTAAGGCAAAACCATCAAATTCTTTCTGCTGTTCATGGAGGAAG TGTGGAGCAAGCTAAGGCTTCTCATGTTTACAGTTATAGATATGGTTTTAGGGGCTTTGCTGCCAAGTTGACTGATGAACAAGCTTCTGAAGTGGCAG AAATGACCGGAGTGGTATCTGTGTTTCCCAATACAAAAAGGAGTGTTCACACCACACATTCTTGGGAATTCATGGGACTCAATGCTGAAGAAACTATGGAGATCCCAGGTTATTCTACCAAGAACCAAGTTAATGTCATCGTTGGATTTATTGATACTG GAATTTGGCCAGAGTCCCCAAGTTTTAGTGATGTTAACATGCCCCCAGTGCCGGATGGATGGAGGGGGCAATGCCAAGCAGGGGAAGCATTCAACATTTCTGCATGCAACAg GAAATTGATTGGTGCCAAATACTACCTGAGTGGCTACGAAGCCGAAGAAGAATCGGATGAAACTATATCTTACAAATGTCCAAGGGACAGCTCTGGCCATGGGAGCCACACAGCTTCAATTGCTGCTGGTCGTTATGTTGCTAACATGAATTACAAAGGGCTGGCAACCGGTGGAGCCAGAGGTGGAGCTCCAATGGCTCGAATTGCTGTATATAAGACGTGCTGGAGCTCGGCTTGCTATGATGTTGATTTGTTGGCTGCATTTGATGATGCGGTACGAGACGGCGTGCATATTTTATCGGTTTCCTTGGGGTCAGATGAACCTCCGATGGATTATTTTAGTGATGCCATCTCTGTGGGATCGTTTCACGCTGTTAGCCATGGGATAACTGTGGTTGCCTCAGTTGGAAACAAAGGAAATCCGGGTTCTGCAACAAATCTTGCTCCTTGGTTGATCACTGTGGCAGCATGCTCAACAGATAGGGATTTTGCATCGGATATCTTTCTCGGAAATGGAGCTCATATCTTG GGTGAAAGTCTGAGTCTAGCGAAAATGAATATCTCAAGAAGGATCATCTCCGCTTCTGAAGCTTATGCGGGATACTTCACTCCTTATCAATCCAG CTACTGCTTGGATAGCTCTTTGAATAGTACGAAGGCCAAAAATAAAGTTCTGGTGTGCCGACATGCTGGGAGCTCAACAGAGTCGAAGCTGGCAAAAAGCGTGGTTGTTAAAGAAGCTGGAGGAGTTGGAATGATTCTTATAGATGAAGAGGATAAAGATGTTGCTGTCCCTTTTGTAATTCCAGCAGGAATTGTTGGAGAAGAAACTGGAAACAAGATTCTATCATACATAAATAAAACAAG GAATGCTACCTCGATGATTCTTTCTGCCAAGACTGTTTTAGGATCCCATATTGCTCCACAAGTAGCAACCTTTTCTTCAAAGGGTCCGAATACATTAACTCCTGAAATTCTTAAG CCTGACATAGCGGCACCTGGATTGAATATCTTGGCATCCTGGTCTCCggcaatttcgaaaattaatttCAACATACTTTCTGGAACTTCAATGGCTTGTCCCCATGTAACCGGAATTGTTGCCTTGATAAAAGCCATCCACAAGTCTTGGTCCCCATCTGCCATCAAATCTGCACTCATGACTACGG CTACTATGCTGGACAAGCATCGGAAACCAATTACAGCTGGCCCAGATGGACGAAAGGCAAATGCATTTGATTTAGGCTCTGGTTTTATAAACCCAAGAACGGTTCTGGATCCAGGTCTAATTTATGATTCAACACCCACAGATTACAAAGAGGTTCTCTGCTCCATCGGTTATAGCGAGAGATCTCTTCGTATGATCACAGGAGACAATAGCACTTGCAGTCCAACCTTCGCAACACCATCTAGCCTTAACTATCCCTCAATTACGGTTCCCAATCTGAAAAAGACGTTTATGATCAGTCGAACGGTGACTAATGTGGGAGGCCCAAGAAGTATCTACAGAGCAGTAGTGTTTCCTCCCGCAGGGATAAATGTTACCGTAGTGCCCAAAAGACTTGTCTTCACAAGGTATTTGCAGAAGATGAATTTCACCGTGAGGTTTGAGGTAACAGGTCCGGTTGAAGATTACGTTTTCGGGTCCTTGTCATGGAGGAACAAAAGATCTTGGGTTACTAGCCCCTTGGTTGTGCGGGTTACACGTTCCAAGTTAAGTTTAATGGCATAA